The region CACAGAAAAGGGAACTACAAGAAGCTTTTAGATAACCCATATTATGATGAAATCAAAGCTTTGATTGATTCAATGAACATATTAAGAAAGTATCTTGGATGGAATCCAGTCAGATTGAAGGATGAAGTAAACTTTTATCTATAAGAAAGGATGATTTAATATGAGTAATGCAGTAATACAACAATCAAGATTTTACAATGCTGAAGATGTTGCAAATATTCTTGATGTTTCCTTATCTTCAGCTTACAGAATTATGAAGCGACTCAATAAAGAACTTGAAGAAAAGGGTTTCATAACAGTGGCTGGAAAAATTTCACGTAAATACTTTGAAATGAAGGTCATGTTGTGATGTGAACCATGACTTTATAAGGATGAAGTGAACTTTTATCTATAAGAAAGGGGAATGAAAATGTTTATTATTTTTAATCATGAAAAGCTGGAAGCAAGGATCAATGAAATGTATGGTGATATGGTGGCTTTTGGGAAGCTGCTTGGTATGACAAAGCAAAGGATTAATTCCAGGCTGAAGGGTGCAACTGAATTCACTGCAACAGAAATTGAAAAGGCAGCTGATCTGCTGAAGATTGATCCAGTAGAAATACACAAATATTTCTTTGAACCAAAAGTGATCAGACGGTAAATTCAAATTCAAGAAAGGAATGATAAATGATGAAACAAATGATATTATTTGACGAAAATTCAGAAAATCAATTTAAAAAGATATGCGTGGAATTGGAAAAGAAAGATCTAAGACCACATTACAAACCAAAGCACAAATTATCTACTGAAAAATCCAAGTTGGTAATTCAAAAGATGATCAATGAAGTGGATATTACCTATAAGCCAACTAATGAAGTATATAAAATGTACAAGGATGTATGTGAAAAAATGAAAATAGGGTTCATGACACAGATTGGTTTTTCTAAATACATCACCAATCACTATGATTTTATGATTGTTGACAAGAAATCAAAGGGAATAAAATTTAGAATATTTGTGAAAAGTTCAAAGTAAATTAAAAAGGTTCATCATTTTAAATAAATGGTGAACCTTTTTAAAGCCTTATATATCAAGGGGTTTCAGGGTATGGGTTCAAGGTTCAACAATATATTCACTTATTATATAGATGTTTATATTATATATACTTACTATTTAATAATTACTATATATAATATATAAAAAATAAGTATATATAGGGAAAAAGGTGAACCCTTGAACCCGAATCACTAGAAACCCAGTAAAATCAATGCTTTAAGTAGGTTCTTCTTTTTTTCAAAAGGTTCACCTTTTTTAATGTGTCCTATTAGCATATTTTATTATGAGTACATGGGATCATGTAGATTGAATGTCCTTTTGATGCCCTTTTGATATGGGAAAAGATATGCTATAATTTATATAGTGAGATTTATAAAAAGAAACGCTTGGTTTGCGCCAGGTGTTTTTTTTTATATTCTAAGAAAATGGATTCTTTGGGTTTACCTCCGACCTGAAGGATCCATTTTCATTTTAGCTGAAAGGTAGGTGATAATTTGGGAAAGCTGACAGATAACCAAAAGAGATTTATTGATGAATACTTGATTGATCTAAATGCAACAAGGGCATATAAGGCAGTTTATCAAAGAGTGAAGAAGGATGAAGTTGCTGCAGCTGCAAGTGCAAGGTTGTTAAGAAATGTTAAGGTTCAGAAGTATCTTATGGAACGTCAGAAGGCACTTCAGGAAAGAACTGAAATAACACAGGATAAAGTTATTCAGGAACTTGCAAGGATTGGATTTGCTGACATTAAGGATTATCTTTCATATAGGACTGAAAAAACTGTTATTACCACTGACAAGGACACTGGTGAACCAATAATTGATTATTCACCTATCATTGAAGTGTTAAACAGTGACCAGGTTGATGGAAAGGTGATCCAGGAAGTATCAATCAATTCAAAGGGTGTTTTCACCTTTAAGCTATATAACAAGCTTGATGCCCTTGATAAGATTGGAAAGATTCTTGGATTGTTTAAAGATAAGCTTGAATTATCGGGGAACATTAACAACCCATATGAAGGATTGACAACTGAAGAATTGAAAGATCTATTAAAAAAATTATAGGAATGAAAGGATGTATTAAAATGGGAAAATTTAAAAATGCAGTTTTACCAGTGATGGAAAAGTATTCTGAAGAAATTAAAGAGATTAGAAAGGCATATGATGATGCCATAAATAAGACAAATAGGCATTCAGGTTACACGCAACAATACAAGTTGGATGTGATCAGTGAACTTAAACAGGAATTGACATCCACTTTAAAGCTTCTTGATGAAAAGTATAACAACAAGCTGCAGGAAATTATTCAGACTGAAAAGCCTTCTATTCTTGGGAAACCAAAAGAAAAACCTGCAGATTATCAAGTTCAGATTTCAAATGCGTTGAAGTTTATTGAAATGGCTGGAAAAAACCTTTCAGATGATCAGGCTTATGAAATTCTGAAGCCTTTTAAGGGTGATCATGAAACCATGGCTATATTCAAGAATGCAATTGTTGGAGTTGCAGGAAGCCTTGAAAATCGGTTTGAAAATACCTTTAAGGACACAAACAATTATATGAAGATGCTGGATCAATTGAAAGACGTTGAAGGGAACGCTGGAAAGATCTTGAATGGATTTGATAATTCCTATCAAGGAAGATTGAAGGTTCATTTATTTAAAGATTCAGTGGATTCCATTGATCAGATTTCAGAAAGTATGAATGGTGAAGAAGAATAATCATATGGCTGCATTGGTGCTTAGATTGACTTTGCATTAGTGCAGCTTTTCTATTTAAGGGGGTGAATGAAGTTTGACCAATGAAGAACTTGTAATCCAATATCAGAGTGGTTATAAATTAGCATTAGATGAATTGATTGAGCAGCATAAAAACTTGGTCAAATTCTTTGCCAATAAATACAAAAATTATTGTCCAGGTGTTATTGATTTCAATGACTTGCAGCAAGAAGGATGGATTGCATTTATTGAAGCTGCATCAAAGTTTAATATTAGAGAAGATGA is a window of Clostridiisalibacter paucivorans DSM 22131 DNA encoding:
- a CDS encoding DUF739 family protein produces the protein MFIIFNHEKLEARINEMYGDMVAFGKLLGMTKQRINSRLKGATEFTATEIEKAADLLKIDPVEIHKYFFEPKVIRR
- a CDS encoding helix-turn-helix domain-containing protein; translation: MSNAVIQQSRFYNAEDVANILDVSLSSAYRIMKRLNKELEEKGFITVAGKISRKYFEMKVML
- a CDS encoding terminase small subunit — protein: MGKLTDNQKRFIDEYLIDLNATRAYKAVYQRVKKDEVAAAASARLLRNVKVQKYLMERQKALQERTEITQDKVIQELARIGFADIKDYLSYRTEKTVITTDKDTGEPIIDYSPIIEVLNSDQVDGKVIQEVSINSKGVFTFKLYNKLDALDKIGKILGLFKDKLELSGNINNPYEGLTTEELKDLLKKL